TATACAGAAGCGAGAATGACGCCGTTTGCGCTTCAGATGCTCCGGGATATTGATAAGGAAACCGTTGATTTCATGCCAAACTTTGACGGAGAAGAACAGGAACCGGTCGTACTGCCCTCCAGATTTCCAAATCTGCTGGTAAACGGTTCCAATGGTATCGCCGTTGGTATGGCCACATCTATTCCGCCTCATAACTTGAGAGAGGTCATTGATGCGGCAGTATATATGATTGATAACGATAACGCCGATATTGAAGATCTGGTCAAAATCGTCAAAGGGCCTGACTTCCCCACAGGTGCAACCATTATGGGAAAGAACAGTGCAAAGGAAGCCTATCGAACAGGCCAGGGCAAGGTTCTCGTCCGTGCGACCACAGAATTTGAAGAAACCAGTAAGGGAAAGCAGCAAATTATTGTAACGGAGATCCCTTATCAGGTCAATAAAGCCCGATTGATCGAACGAATTGCAGATCTTGTTAAGGAAAAGAAACTGGAAGGCATTTCAGATATTCGAGATGAATCCAACAGGCAGGGCATGCGAATTGTCATAGAGCTGAAACGGGATGCGAATCCTCAAATCACTTTAAATAGGCTTTTTAAACATACTCAGCTTCAAGAAAGCTATAGTATGATCATGATTGCGCTTGTAGAAGGTCAGCCTAAGATTTTAACGCTTTACCAAATTTTAGATGAATATCTGAAGCATCAGAAAGAAGTTGTAACGCGAAGAACTATTTTCGATAAGAAAAAAGCGGAAGCCAGAGCTCATATTTTAGAAGGGTTAAGAATTGCTCTGGACAATATTGATGAGATCATTAAGATCATTCGTTCCAGTTATAATGATGCAAAAGAAAAATTAATAGAGCGATTTGGACTCTCAGAGATTCAGGCTCAGGCAATCTTAGATATGAGACTTGCCAGATTGCAGGGTCTGGAACGAGAAAAAATTGAAAATGAATATGAAGAGCTGATGAAAAAGATTGCTTATTATAATCAGCTGCTGGCAGATGAAAAAATGCTGATGGGCGTCGTGAAGGACGAGCTTCTTGAAATCAAAGATAAGTGGGGAGATGACAGAAGAACAAAAATTGTTGCTGACGTTTCCGAGCTGGATGAAGAAGATTTAATTGAAGAAGAAAACGTTGCCATTACGCTGACACATTTGGGATATATCAAGCGGGTATCGGTGGACAATTATAAGACGCAGAAACGAGGGGGCAAAGGAATAACCGGACTTACCACCCGGGAAAATGATTTTGTGAAGAATATGATCATGACTTCTACCCACGATACGCTGATGTTCTTTACCAATACCGGTAAGGCGCATAAGCTTAAGGCTTATGAAATCCCTGAGGCGGGAAGGACTGCCAAAGGAATGCCGGCTGTAAACTTCCTGAATTTAATGCAGAGAGAACGTATTACAGCGGTGATTCCAATCAAGGAATTCTCAGATGATAAGTTCCTGATTGCTGTCACAAAGCACGGCACCATCAAGAAAACGCCGCTGTCTCAGTTCGACACGAACAGAAAAGCCGGATTGATTGCGATTAATCTGAAGGATGGAGATGAACTGATCGGCATCAAGCAGACTACCGGCACGAACAGGGTCATCATAGTGACCAAGCAGGGTAAATGCATTTGCTTCTCGGAAGAGGATGTCAGGAGCATGGGCAGAATTGCCGGAGGGGTGAGAGCCATAAAGCTCGAATCCGATGACGAAGTGGTTTCCATGGAATTGGTAGAATCTAACGAAGAACTTCTGGTAGTGACGAAAAACGGATATGGCAAGAGGACGCCTGTAGAGGATTATAAGGTTCAGGTCAGAGGCGGCAAAGGTCTTTTAACTTATGATAAGGCTAAATTTAAGAAAACAGGTGAATTGATCGGGGCGATGGTGGTAAATGAAGACGATGAAATCATGCTGATCAACTCCGACGGTATCATAATCCGAATCCGGGCCGGTGAGGTTTCAAGGCTTGGCAGAGCTACTCAGGGAGTAAAGATCATGAGAGTGGAAGAGGATGCCAATATTATCGCAATGGCTAAGGTCATCAAAGAAGATGTGGATGAGGACTCAGAGGAAAGCGAAGAGAAAGAATCACCGCAGATTGAAATAAAAACAGAATAGCAGATTTTTATCGTAATCAAGGAGACATACGAAAAATGGCGGATTGCATTAAATTTACAGTTACGGGAAAACCGGAATATATTAAAGTTGTTAGGATGGGTATTGCTGCACTTGCAAGTAATGCCGGTTTTGACGTGGAAGCTGTGGATGACATAAAGCTTGCTGTAGATGAGGCCTGTAAGGCCATTACATGCCACGGCTTCAATTCATGGACGAACATGTACGAGGTTACTTGTGAGCTTCATGAGGATAAAATGATGATTGTTATTACCGACACAGGTAATGGAAGAGATCTGAAAAAGGAATACAGGCCGTGTAAGAACTGCCCGCAGGACGGAGATCTGGCCATGGTTGTTATAAAAACCTTAATGGATCAGGCAGAAATTAAAGCAATATACAATGAACAAAAAAGTATAGTAATGGTGAAGAATAAATGATGAACCAAGAAGCATTCTTACAGTACAGGAAAAGCAAAAGCATTGATATAAGAAATCAAATCGTAGAGGCTTATTTGTACATGGTAGAAATTCTCATAAGAAAATATATGAATAAGGGTGTAGACTACGATGATCTTTATCAAGTGGGTGCTATGGCGCTTGTTTCTGCGGTTGACCGATTTGATCCGGATAAGGGCTTCGAGTTTTCCAGTTTTGCCACGCCTACGATTCTGGGAGAAATAAAAAAATATTTCAGAGATAAGGAATGGAGCGTAAAGGTTCCGAGGAGAACCAAGGAGATAAGCCTTAAAATTCCGGCGGCAAAGGAAGAGCTTACAGAAAAGCTGGGAAGACTGCCAACGGTTGATGAGCTGGCTGAACATTTAAATCTATCCAGCGACGAGGTCATCGAAGCAATGGAAAGCGGAAAAGCGTACGCTACGTATTCCTTGAACCAGGCTTCTGACCCCGAAGAGGTTCTGACGTTTGACAAGTTTGCGTCTATAGAAGAAAAGGGATACAAAAGTATAGAAGATTTTGAAGTAATCAAGTCCGTTTTTAAAATGCTGGCGGATAAAGAGAAAAAAATCTTTAAGCTTCGCTATCTGGAAAATAAAACGCAGGCAGAAATTGCAGAAAATTTAGGGGTATCGCAGATGACCATATCCAGAGCAGAAAAAAATATAAGAAAAAAATTTCACGAAGAACTGAACCGTTAAACGGAGGAAAATCAGATGAAGAGAGTCTTTTCGGGCGTACAGCCCACAGGAAATATACACATAGGAAATTATCTGGGAGCGCTGCGACAATTTGTTGAGCTTCAAAACGATAATGAATGCATCTACTGCATAGTGGACATGCACTCTATTACCGTGCCGCAGGATCCAAAGGAACTGAGAAAGCATACGTTGGACGTGGCTGCTTTATATATGGCTATAGGTGTTGACCCGAGCAAGGCCATTGTATTTGTACAATCCGATGTTCCCGGACATGCTGAATTATCTTGGGTGCTTACCTGCTCTTCTTATACGGGAGAGCTTTCCAGAATGACTCAGTTTAAAGATAAGAGCAAGGGAAAGGAATCCGCACCGACGGGGCTTTTTTCATATCCTATTTTAATGGCGGCGGATATTCTTTTGTACGATACAGATCTTGTCCCCGTGGGAAATGACCAGAAACAGCATATTGAGCTGTGCAGAGATCTGGCGATTCGAATAAACAATAAGTACGGAGAAACCTTTGTCGTTCCGGACGGACGATTTTTAAAGGAAGGGGCCAGAATCATGGCTCTGGATGATCCGACCAGCAAGATGAGCAAAAGTGCGGAAAATCCGCTCAGCAGGATCTCACTGTTGGACGACGAGTCAAAAATTAAGAAAGCCATCATGCGCTCTACAACAGATTCAGAGGGAACCATTCGTTTTGATGTGGAACAGAAGCCGGGCATCAGCAACCTGATGAATATTTACAGCTCCTTTTCAGGCCTGTCTATAGCAGATATTGAGAAGAAATATGACGGCTGCGGATACGGAGACTTTAAAAAGGATTTGGTTCAGGTGACCTTTGAGGCTCTTAAGCCAATAAAAGAAAGATATGAAGAGATTAGAAATTCGGACGAGTTAATCAGAATATTAAAGGATGGCGCGGAGAAAGCCAATGATATTTCTGAAAAAACCATGGCGAGAGTAAAAGAAAGATTTGGCTTAGGGATTGGAAAATAAAATGAACGAGATGAAAAAAGAATTCAACTGGAAGAGATCTTTAATCGATTATACACTGATTACATTAGGATTGTTTTTAGTAGCAGCAGGTGTGTACTTTTTTAAAATGCCGAACAACTTTTCTACAGGGGGCGTCAGCGGTATATCTATCCTGCTTTCTGCCGTTGTGCCTATGTCAAAGGCAACCCTGATGGCCGTCATAAACATGCTGCTTCTGGGTGTTGGCTTTATATTTTTAGGAACTTCCTTCGGGATAAGAACACTGTATGGTTCAGTCGTATTATCCTTTTTTGTAAAGTTTTTTGAGCATCTGATCCCGTTGGACAGACCTATGACGGATCAGCCTTTACTGGAACTTGTTTTTGCAGTGATACTTCCTGCCGTCGGATCAGCCATTTTATTTAACTATTCAGCCAGCAGCGGAGGCACAGATATTATCGCTATGATCTTAAAAAAATATACAGCCTTAGACATAGGAAAAGCACTGTTTTGTACCGATGCGATCATTGCTGTGACCAGCGGTATCATGTTTGGAGTAACTACCGGTTTATTTTCTGTACTGGGGCTTTTAGCAAAAGCTGTGGTTGTGGATAACGTAATGGAAGGAATTAATGTTTCAAAGTATTTCACCATTATTACAGATAGACCGGAAGAGGTCAGTGAATTTATCCATTCCCAGCTGCGGCGCGGTGCTACGAAATATAAATGTATTGGTACATATGACAATAAAGAGCGGTTTGTGATCATGTCTGTTATGAATCGGGCACAGGCGAAACAGTTAAGAGATTATATCCGGCGGGATGATCCTCAGGCCTTCGTAATTATAACCAATTCAAGCAATATATTGGGGAAGGGTTTCAGAACTCCGATGTAAAAAATATAAAAAGAAAAAGGACAGAGGATTGATTGCTAAACCTCTGTCCTTCACTTTTTTTACTTACTTTTTAATTTATTCAGTCCTTTACGGACGATTTGTTCCACTTCAGCAGCCAGATTAGAGGCTTCCGTCCGGGAGAGTCCGGCGGTTTCAATCATAGGGTGTATGAGAAAATCAACGGTAAAGTTGCCCTGCATGTAGCCCTTTTCTTCAAAAAGCTTGTAAGTCCCATTTATGGAAATCGGAACGATAGGAACGCCGGGCTTGGTAGCAAGCCGTAAGCTTCCTTTTTTAAATTCAGATATTTCCCCACCTTTACTTCGGTGTCCTTCGGGAAAAACAACCATTGAAAAGCCCTGCTTTATAAATTCAACAGCGGTCTCTATAGAGCGAAGGGACCCTCTCGGGTCATCCCGGTCAATCATAACACTTCGAATATTTTTAATCCACTCCCCATAGAAGGGAAGCTTGCTTAAACTTTTTTTGGCGATAAATCCGGTCTGAAATGCGTCTAAGACCGCACAGCAAATGGGAATATCTCCGTATCCCTGATGGTTAGCCACAAATACGACCGGCCCTTTTTCCGGAAGATTTTCTTTTCCCAGAACGTTTAAGTGAATATTTAAATCCCGCACAAGGCGTTTCCCCCACGTAGAGGTGGCCTTGAGAATATATTCTCTTTCTTTTTCAACGTCCCCAAGTTCCCTGTATTTATATATATTTTTTTTATGTTTTTTAAGCTCCGGCAATGCTGACATAAATTCAACAGCCATCGGTATATTTCGTATAATTTTCATATTTTCTCCATTCTGACCAAAATTAAAGTTTGAATTTATTCCGAACAACAGACTGTGTCTTTTTATAATACCATATAATTAACAAAATATTAATGACTAATTTTCATAAATACATAGTATAATGAACGCAATGATTGGAATGCGGCGTTGTCGCAAGGAGAAGGTATGAACAAAAAAAGAATTTTTATTTTTAGCGGAGCGATAGTGATTTTCGCTTTTATATGGTTTTACGTCAGCCGTTCTATGGCAGAGGGAAAACCGTTAATTTTTGATACGATTGTCAGCAGTGCCATTATTGGATTTAGAAATGAATTTTTGAACGAGATTTTAACGGGAATAACTTATTTAGGCAATTCAAAGACTATTATTTTTTTCTGTGTAATATTGCTTTTCTTTAAAAGAACAAGGATAGAATATGGAATGCCGCTGGCCATTGCCGCCTCCTGTTCTTCTGCGATACATACGTTTGTGAAAATAATGGTGCACAGGCCCAGACCTCCTGTGGAAAACTTCCTGATTTCACAAGGTGGATTTAGTTTCCCAAGTGGACATTCCTGCTCAGGCCTTGTATTTTATGGACTGTTTGCATATCTGATTTTCCACAATGCTGTGGATAAAACTGTGCATAAAGTAATGGGAACATTGTTTATAATACTGTTTATAGCCATCGGAATCAGCAGAATATATGTGGGCGTACATTATCCTACGGATGTTTTGGCAGGATGGGCATTGGGACTGTCCATATTAATGGTGACCATTGAGATTCTGGAAAGGCTGAGAAACAGAAGGAAAATATCTAAAGAGCAATAGTATAAAAAAGGAATGACATTTTTATGATAAAGAAAAATAAGATAGTACGAAATGAAGTTATTTTAGTGGATACTGAGGATAAGCCCGTAGGAAAAGCTTCAAAAACAGAAGCACATAGGAAACCACTGCTCCACCGGGCATTTTCTGTATTTTTGTATCATGAGGACAGGCTGTTAATTCAGCAGAGGGCTTTTGATAAGTACCATTCCGGGGGATTATGGGCAAATACCTGCTGCTCACACCCCGGAGACGAGTTGGAAATAACCAAGGATGCGGAACAACGGTTGTTTGATGAAACCGGCATCCAGTGCAGCGTAAAAGAAATTTTCTGCTTTGAATATGAGCATCAATTTGATGAAGCTTTATATGAACATGAGTATGATCATGTAATGGTGGGAGATTTTGACGGAGACTTTCAGCCCAATCCGGCGGAAGTGGAGGCTATGCGTTGGATTACCTTTTCTGAATTGGAAAAAGAGATGGCGGAAGAACCGCAGAAATTTGCCCCCTGGTTTGTTATAGCTGCACCCAGAGTTATGGAGTATTTGAAAGTTGGAAGAAAAAAATATAAGTAAATAAGGAACGTTTAAATAAAACAGTTACGCAAAGGAGCTGTCTCTTTATGATTTTTTAATCATTTTGAGACCAGCTCCTTTTTTTGGCACATAAATTGCGAATATTTGGAAGTAAGCAGGCAGTTTTGCCATTAATGAAGGAGGTTTTGTTTTATGTTAAAAAGATCAATATCTTTTGCAGCCAAACAAAGTAAAAGCTGCAGAAAAAATTAATTCGCTATTATAGATGATTTATTTAATTAGGAGAAATTAAGAATGAAAAAATTAAATAGTTTATTTTTTAAGATTTTTACAGTATCCATCATATGCATGATTATCCCCTTGGTCGTAAACATGTTCTATATTAGTTTTTCTGCTACAAATTCACTGGAAGAAAAGATTAAAAACTCTCTGGCAAATTCGGCATTAGAAAAATCCAATCAAATTTCTCTGGCCTTTGAGGATATTTCTAAAACCACTCAGGCAATTGCCACCCAGCCATATGTTATTGAATATTTTAAAGAGCTGAACAGAAATAAGCAAGTAGATGATTCAAAGACACAAATTATGGCAAATTACATAAAAGGATTATTTGACAGTGCAGACGGGCTGTATGAAAATATTTTTTTTGGATATGAAGGAATGACTTTAATTGATGGGCTTGGGGGAACATCTGTTGGACACGTGTACGACGATGAACAAGAACCGTGGTATAAAACAGTGATGGGTGATCCCGAGGCTTATATAGGTAATCCTCAGCCTTCTCCGGTTTCTGATATTCCTAATATTATTTT
This region of Aminipila luticellarii genomic DNA includes:
- a CDS encoding phosphatase PAP2 family protein, which encodes MNKKRIFIFSGAIVIFAFIWFYVSRSMAEGKPLIFDTIVSSAIIGFRNEFLNEILTGITYLGNSKTIIFFCVILLFFKRTRIEYGMPLAIAASCSSAIHTFVKIMVHRPRPPVENFLISQGGFSFPSGHSCSGLVFYGLFAYLIFHNAVDKTVHKVMGTLFIILFIAIGISRIYVGVHYPTDVLAGWALGLSILMVTIEILERLRNRRKISKEQ
- the trpS gene encoding tryptophan--tRNA ligase, which encodes MKRVFSGVQPTGNIHIGNYLGALRQFVELQNDNECIYCIVDMHSITVPQDPKELRKHTLDVAALYMAIGVDPSKAIVFVQSDVPGHAELSWVLTCSSYTGELSRMTQFKDKSKGKESAPTGLFSYPILMAADILLYDTDLVPVGNDQKQHIELCRDLAIRINNKYGETFVVPDGRFLKEGARIMALDDPTSKMSKSAENPLSRISLLDDESKIKKAIMRSTTDSEGTIRFDVEQKPGISNLMNIYSSFSGLSIADIEKKYDGCGYGDFKKDLVQVTFEALKPIKERYEEIRNSDELIRILKDGAEKANDISEKTMARVKERFGLGIGK
- the gyrA gene encoding DNA gyrase subunit A; the encoded protein is MNLLEDSKLIQHEIHDEMKNSYIDYSMSVIVGRALPDVRDGLKPVHRRILYGMSELGVTPDKPHKKSARIVGEVMGKYHPHGDSSIYDAMVRLAQDFSTRYLLVDGHGNFGSVDGDGAAAMRYTEARMTPFALQMLRDIDKETVDFMPNFDGEEQEPVVLPSRFPNLLVNGSNGIAVGMATSIPPHNLREVIDAAVYMIDNDNADIEDLVKIVKGPDFPTGATIMGKNSAKEAYRTGQGKVLVRATTEFEETSKGKQQIIVTEIPYQVNKARLIERIADLVKEKKLEGISDIRDESNRQGMRIVIELKRDANPQITLNRLFKHTQLQESYSMIMIALVEGQPKILTLYQILDEYLKHQKEVVTRRTIFDKKKAEARAHILEGLRIALDNIDEIIKIIRSSYNDAKEKLIERFGLSEIQAQAILDMRLARLQGLEREKIENEYEELMKKIAYYNQLLADEKMLMGVVKDELLEIKDKWGDDRRTKIVADVSELDEEDLIEEENVAITLTHLGYIKRVSVDNYKTQKRGGKGITGLTTRENDFVKNMIMTSTHDTLMFFTNTGKAHKLKAYEIPEAGRTAKGMPAVNFLNLMQRERITAVIPIKEFSDDKFLIAVTKHGTIKKTPLSQFDTNRKAGLIAINLKDGDELIGIKQTTGTNRVIIVTKQGKCICFSEEDVRSMGRIAGGVRAIKLESDDEVVSMELVESNEELLVVTKNGYGKRTPVEDYKVQVRGGKGLLTYDKAKFKKTGELIGAMVVNEDDEIMLINSDGIIIRIRAGEVSRLGRATQGVKIMRVEEDANIIAMAKVIKEDVDEDSEESEEKESPQIEIKTE
- the idi gene encoding isopentenyl-diphosphate Delta-isomerase translates to MIKKNKIVRNEVILVDTEDKPVGKASKTEAHRKPLLHRAFSVFLYHEDRLLIQQRAFDKYHSGGLWANTCCSHPGDELEITKDAEQRLFDETGIQCSVKEIFCFEYEHQFDEALYEHEYDHVMVGDFDGDFQPNPAEVEAMRWITFSELEKEMAEEPQKFAPWFVIAAPRVMEYLKVGRKKYK
- a CDS encoding lysophospholipid acyltransferase family protein — translated: MKIIRNIPMAVEFMSALPELKKHKKNIYKYRELGDVEKEREYILKATSTWGKRLVRDLNIHLNVLGKENLPEKGPVVFVANHQGYGDIPICCAVLDAFQTGFIAKKSLSKLPFYGEWIKNIRSVMIDRDDPRGSLRSIETAVEFIKQGFSMVVFPEGHRSKGGEISEFKKGSLRLATKPGVPIVPISINGTYKLFEEKGYMQGNFTVDFLIHPMIETAGLSRTEASNLAAEVEQIVRKGLNKLKSK
- a CDS encoding SigB/SigF/SigG family RNA polymerase sigma factor; the protein is MMNQEAFLQYRKSKSIDIRNQIVEAYLYMVEILIRKYMNKGVDYDDLYQVGAMALVSAVDRFDPDKGFEFSSFATPTILGEIKKYFRDKEWSVKVPRRTKEISLKIPAAKEELTEKLGRLPTVDELAEHLNLSSDEVIEAMESGKAYATYSLNQASDPEEVLTFDKFASIEEKGYKSIEDFEVIKSVFKMLADKEKKIFKLRYLENKTQAEIAENLGVSQMTISRAEKNIRKKFHEELNR
- a CDS encoding YitT family protein — encoded protein: MNEMKKEFNWKRSLIDYTLITLGLFLVAAGVYFFKMPNNFSTGGVSGISILLSAVVPMSKATLMAVINMLLLGVGFIFLGTSFGIRTLYGSVVLSFFVKFFEHLIPLDRPMTDQPLLELVFAVILPAVGSAILFNYSASSGGTDIIAMILKKYTALDIGKALFCTDAIIAVTSGIMFGVTTGLFSVLGLLAKAVVVDNVMEGINVSKYFTIITDRPEEVSEFIHSQLRRGATKYKCIGTYDNKERFVIMSVMNRAQAKQLRDYIRRDDPQAFVIITNSSNILGKGFRTPM
- a CDS encoding ATP-binding protein, which encodes MADCIKFTVTGKPEYIKVVRMGIAALASNAGFDVEAVDDIKLAVDEACKAITCHGFNSWTNMYEVTCELHEDKMMIVITDTGNGRDLKKEYRPCKNCPQDGDLAMVVIKTLMDQAEIKAIYNEQKSIVMVKNK